cagcaAGTCCCGCGCCATCGGCAAGATGTTCTTCAAGACCAAGCTCTGCTGCAAGTTCCGTGCGGGGACCTGCCCCTACGTCACCAACTGCAACTTCGCGCACGGCATGGAGGAGCTCCGCAAGCCACCGCCCAACTGGCAGGAGATCGTGGCCGCGCACGAGGAGGCCACCGAGCAGCGGGAGGAGCACCAGATCCCCATCATGACCTCTGGTAGCGTCGTGGCCGGGGATGGCGGAGGCGCCGGCTCGCAGGGGGGAAGGGCGTACAAGGGCCGCCACTGCAAGAAGTTCTACACCgaggaaggatgcccctacggcGACGCCTGCACATTCCTGCACGACGAGCAGTCCAAGGCGCGGGAGAGCGTGGCCATCAGTCTCTCACCCacggttggcggtgggggatacaatgctgccgctgctgccaaTGGGGCCATGGTGCAGAAGCCGTCCAACTGGAAGACGAGGATCTGTAACAAGTGGGAGATGACTGGATACTGCCCCTTCGGGAGCAAGTGCCATTTCGCTCATGGAGCTGCTGGTGAGTCTCTGGCTTCATATGCGCCTTTTATCATTAATTTGTTATACTTCCTGCTTCATCATCCATATAGTGCCTAATGTATTCAATTATGGTTCAACCTGTGCAAAAGTTGAATGTGTCTACTCTTTCACTCTTTGTATCTTTCAAGTAGTTTGTCTATGATACATAGTTTATTATTACTTCTAGTTGAAACATTGTCTATAATGTTAGCTGTCTCCATTTCTATTCTGACCCTGTTTCGGATCCTAGGTTTGATAGGTTGCAATATTGATGGTATTTCATGATTAGCAACAATATATATTGTAGTTCAATTTTGAAATATTGTCCATTGAAATATTTTTCAGTCTTGTGTGGTGCAAAGTTCATGCTTTGTTTTCTAATACAATAGTGAATTACTAGACGAAATCTTTTGGGGTTAGAAGATGTTTATGGTTTATGAAGTAAACTATGCATATGCTGGTAGATGTGGTTTCTTCATAGTGGTTACTCTTATTTGAACTATTGTTTCGTCAATTATTTTTCAGTCATGAATGATTGAAACTTGGATGTATGTATGCTAGTGAATTGCTAGAAGAAATCTGCTGGGTCTATCAGATGTTTATGTTTAGTAAACCTTGCTGTAAGGTGTGGATGGGTAGAAGTTCCTACGCGGTTCAAGATGTTCCAAGCTTTGGGATTCCTGATTGAGGCTGTGTGGTCCAGAATGTCCCTCTGTACTTTTGTGTCCTCAAATTACGGGTACATTATGTTGAGTTGGGTGCCAGCAAGGGGGAAAAACCCTTGCCCAATGAAGCTTTTTACTTACTGAAATGTGCAACTTGGTACTACATCAAGTTGTAATTTAACATGACGGTTTCATATGTTTTGCCCTTAGTTCGTGCCATGTTTTCATCCtagatactccctctgtcccaaattataggccattttagcttttctaagtacatagtttttgctatgtatctagatatacattatgtctagatacatagtttacTACGTAtaaaaaaaagccaaaaaacgacttataatttgaaacagagagAGTAGTTACCTCTGTTTTGTTCAGAGAATGTCACATGCCCAGTTACCTCTGTTTTTGAGTGTTTGTGTTTTTGCTGCCTCAGGGTCAGCTATGGACATATGAATTTCCGTTGCAGTCTTTAtcctgtgaatctgtgatgcCTCAGCTGTGGATACCTGATATTTCTGTTGCATTGTTTATCTTGCATAACACATTTCCACTTCATTTATATGGCGGAGGTGATCATTTGCTAGAAAGGGACTAGTGTTCATTGCAATACTGAAATTACTGTTAGGTGGATGACTGGTGCTTGGATCATGTGCTTTAACTATCTTATTTGAACACCCCGACTTCTTTATGTAAGTTAGTCTTATCATGTTGTGTCTATAATTGCAGAACTTCACAAGTATGGTGGGGGACTTGTCGACATAGACGGCAGGGATGTCGCGTCCACTCCCGACTCGAAGCAAGCTGGTGCTTCTGCAAAAGCTCCTGCAGATTCTGCTGCTGCATCTACCGCGATACCCCCTCATGCAGACGTGTACCATCTAGGCATCCAGTCACAGCGTTCCACCAACCTCAACCAGAGGTCCGGGCAAGTGCAAAGGCCCATTCAGAAATGGAAGGGACCTGACAAAATCAGCAGGATCTATGGCGATTGGATAGACGAGAATGAGTAGGAAGGCAAGCCCTCGCCTAGCATCTGGCTGCCTTCGCCTCAGCTGGTGCAGGCCGCTTAGAAGTCATCGTTGGCACTGCAAAACCTGTCTCAGAAGTATGTGCGGTGTTAGTCTGAATATTATGTTGCTGCAGGTCCTGTTGTATCCATGCTTAAGTGAAGATCAACTCTGCAAGACCTGTATTGGGAAGGAAAACTGCTAGAACATAGCATGGTCACTTGTTCTGTTGTTTAGTTGAACTCAGTCTCACTGCTCTGCTTGTGTAATTCGTGTGCTAGTAGGAGATCATATAGCTAGTAGTCATAGCGCATCCTGATTCCTGAAAGCCTGTTGGTTTTGTTTCCCGGGCTATTGCTGGGCCGAGTAGCCCAACCTTACTCTGTTGGCTACTGGGCTTAGGGTTGAGTATTCAACAACCCAACTCTAGATTTTGTTGCAAGTGGACTACATGCTCACTTAACATTTTAACAAACAGCACATACTAGTACTTTCCTAAAAAGATGTATCATAAAGTGGAGATAATCATTTCCTATAAATGACGTCTTTGTTAAGTGTTGGTGTAAACAAAAGCCGATAGCTATAAAACATTATCAAACTGTTCGGTTGGAGGAATCTTGCGAAACATTTTCCTTTGCATATTGGAATCCTGGCGTGCTTGGCATCAGTAAGCATTTTTAACAACCTAATTGGATGTTTGGAACTAGAGCACATGTGTATG
The genomic region above belongs to Setaria italica strain Yugu1 chromosome VI, Setaria_italica_v2.0, whole genome shotgun sequence and contains:
- the LOC101757085 gene encoding zinc finger CCCH domain-containing protein 56; translated protein: MDYTNAIHIIPDAAGPDAWTNAAPSAAGGDSAIWATEDDYRQWSADPGYGDRNPSSRAGSEQPPPGKKARGGGGAGGGAGGGDGGGGSSTSKSRAIGKMFFKTKLCCKFRAGTCPYVTNCNFAHGMEELRKPPPNWQEIVAAHEEATEQREEHQIPIMTSGSVVAGDGGGAGSQGGRAYKGRHCKKFYTEEGCPYGDACTFLHDEQSKARESVAISLSPTVGGGGYNAAAAANGAMVQKPSNWKTRICNKWEMTGYCPFGSKCHFAHGAAELHKYGGGLVDIDGRDVASTPDSKQAGASAKAPADSAAASTAIPPHADVYHLGIQSQRSTNLNQRSGQVQRPIQKWKGPDKISRIYGDWIDENE